CAGAGGATCAGGAGAGGCTGCAGCTGCAGAGCGGGGCGAAGGGCGGAAGGACGGCCCCTGCCCTCTGGCTGAAGGTCGAAAACAGCCCTCCTGGGGCAGAGACCGCATTGCCGAGGCAGCCACAGAGAGGCTCAAGAGACCAATCCTGCAGGCTGGGAGAAATACCAGAACAGTTTCAAGAGCTCTCAAAATGGGCATGTTTTGACCTAACGCAGGTAGAGAAATGTGGAGCAGTAGAAGGGGATGCTTCCAGGCGTCTCGGGGAAGGGCGCCTGTACAAGGAGAGGGATGAGAAGGAATCCAGAAAATCTGagactggaggaggaggaagagggaaaggccTCTGCTTCCTGTTTAGCTCAGAGCCCGATTCCAGAGGAAGCACTGTCAGCTGAATCAACAACTTCATTCCTTATATatctctgccctctccctccgCCACCATCTGGGGCTCTGACAACACTGGCTCAGGTTCCCTGATGAAAATGACAAGGTGAACACGTTCGTTTCTCTCATGGGCAGACACAAAGACCAGCACCAGGGAGGAAAGGATATTGAGAACAAAGAGGAGAGCTGGGAAGTGAGGGTGGGGAGTTCTGAGGGCAGAATAGgggtaaagggaaccctctcaaCCCTGCCTTGTGATAGAGAGGCAGTGCCTGGACCAGAGATCTGGCAGACAGCTGTCCCCACAGCAGCGGCCCTTCCTGCTTCTTGATGCTACTCCCACAACCCCATCCCTGGCTTTTACTGTCTTAGGGCCGGGTGTTGGGGACACACGTGGAACTTCTCTTTGGACTCTTAGCGCCTTTTTACCCCATAGGGCCTCTGCTTCCCACTGTCTTCCCACTGTCAACTCAAACCAGAGGTCATAACCCGTTTCTGTCAAGTGACATGTGATGGAGGGTCTGAGAAGGAGCAGTGAGGCTGCTTTTTGATGATAGGATTCAGCCACGGAGGCTCTGTCCTTGAGCAGCAGATAATTAAGCTTAATGAATTTGGACAGTTCACTGGATCTGCCCACACAGTTCCACTCACCGTCTAAAACGCTTCCAAAATAGCACTAGCTATTGTACacaagccaaaaaagaaaaacaaaaaggaaaaagtagtaAGTGACAAGGCCCCAGAGATTTCTGCCCTTTCAGAAAAGTCTGAGTGAACTTTTCCAAAGAAActttaagcaagaaaaaaaaaaaaaaaaagctgcgtCTTCCCTCATTGAGGAACCAGGGAAAAAAAGATGCCACAAAGACAGGCACACACACGTTGTGAGGTGGAAGGACCCGGTGTTGGTACTCACTCCTCACACTGATGTCATCTACACACAGAGTCTCCGAGCTATTCCCTCCCCAGGGTCGTCAAAAAGCCATTTCTGTATCAAGATGCCTCTACAGACGGGGCCTCACCCTCTCACACAGTGGTGTCACACGAAGGAGATGAGCTCCCCCCATGTGTGCACGTGCCCACACACCCCTCCTCGGGGCCCGGCCCCCACCGAgaactccctccctcctccacgcCCTCCTCAGCGAACCGCGCACTGCTAGAGCCAGATGTTCCGTGGGCAGACCCCTCTGTGGGCTGACAGGCGGTGATTACTGCTGCCAGCCCCATATTAGAGAGAACTGAATGGGAGCGAGCCTCCGCCCGCCCAGGCTCCCCACAATAGCGTCTTTGTGAGGTGCTTCACTGCCTTTCATTTCCCCTGCCTGGCCAACCTACGTCAGGAGCAGCTCTGCCTGGGGAGGGAAGAAGACAAAAGGAGGATCACAGGGTCCTGACTGATCCACCCtaccccgggggtgggggaggggtggggggagaagaccgggtccctttctcctccccccGCAAGGGGTAAATAACCAGGAGGACTCCCAGGGCTGCTTGAGGTCAACTTCACAGTCTAAGCAGTGGATCTTGTCCATCAGATGGCCTTGCTCCAGAGAGTTGGACATGGGGATGAGGCTGGAGCGGGGCCTGGTACAGAGCTCAGCAGATGCCTAGAGACTGGAGTCCGAAACCGGGGTCTCCTCCtgtccttctcccttctcccttccccagatGGCCTTCTGCAATTGCAGCCCAGAGGCCAGAGTGCTAGGCAGGAAAGGGTTAAGTTTCCGGGACTTCTGGACAGACTTCAGCCAGGTTCCAGGACTGGGGTAGGTAAGTGGGGGTGAGGAGGGTGGCGGGAGGGATGTGTTGGGAAACTGGTAAGACTAACATCTGGGACGTGGTCACTGCCCCTCCTCCTCGCTCAAACCGCAGACGCCGTGGCAGCAGGAAAATCAGAGCGGTTCAGACCAAGCGCGATTGTGCAACCTGGCCCTGGTGATGAGCTTGATGCTGGAGATGGGAGTGGGGTTCCGGTCCTGGGGGCAGAGTCCACTTCAGAGGTGAGGCTTAAAGTTCTTACAGAACCCACACGCATTCAGGGCTCTGGTTTCCACATTCGACTAAACCCCCCTGTCTGCATCAAAACCTCGGAGAATTGGAATTGGAAGCTGTGCCCCTGGGCCCCAGTCTCGCAGCCGGAGGCGTGGTGCCGCTGGTGGTTCTGGGAGGGCTGCTGTGGAGGACGGTGGGCACCGGGGGCTTTTGCCCCAGCCTCTGGAAGTGCTGGGATTCTGCCGCCTCCCCAGGCACCTCCCAGTGAAGTCTGAAACTGGAGAAGCCCCTCTCGCTAGGCAAGGGAGCCCAGCCAAGTCCCTAATGCGGCTTAAGGAGCGGGGATGTGGCAGAGGAGAAGATGGACGATCACGGGGAGAAATCTGATCTGAGGGCTACCCCAAACAAACACAGGCAAGAAGCAGTGGATTTTCCTTTTAATGCAAAACGCTGCAGTACAGAACGAGTCCCATCCTCTAGGGCactgaagggagaagggagagagggcagagtcTAACATCTCCTCCTagccctctctctcccctgaCTCACACTGAGGCAAGAAATATTCTGTTGCCTGTTCACTAGGGTCGCCTCCATATGTATAAGGGTCAGAGCTCTGGAACTGGCTCATCTTTCATCGGCCTGAAATCTGCTGACATGGGGCAAGAGAGGAGTGAACATTTAGGGCTTTCTCTCTTTTAGCTCTAAAAGGATTCCTCGAGATCTGGAGTCCCATGTGAAATGAAGGGGCAATGAGAATTTGGCTTCCATTGGCTGAAAATATGAGATGTGAATCACAACTTGCCCTGAATGACGAGCAGGAAATTTAGTCGGGATATAAATGTATGGAGGTGAAAGAGATTCAAAACACAAGACTAGCTCCCTCaaacttcttcctctttcttcctcatctCCAGCTTATAGACAATCTGGTAGCCATCATCCCAGGCATAAAGCTGGCGCTCTCGGGGGTTATAGCGGAGGCTGGCGTGGGCACCATATCGGCGGGGGAAATAAGGGAGTGCTGCTCTTTCAGGGGTCAGGGTGCCACTGGCATCAAAGGAGCACTGGATGCGGGCCCGACTGGCAGGGCGGGTATTATAAACAACGTATAGGGTCCCACAGATGACAAAGGCAGCCTCAGCATTCTCTCTGGGACATGGTGTGTCCCACTGCTGCTCTGTGTCCAGTGTCTGCGGGTCTAACTTGGCCAGACACAAGTGCCTGTCGTCCTCCCGGGTGGCATAGACAGCCCAAAGGCCCTCCTCATCAGCCGCCAGGTCTATGTACGTGTCTGCCGTCAGCCCGTACGGGGGGATCAAACCCTCTGCTGGGAATACTGAACTGTCCACCACTGTTCGGTTTGCCAGGTGGAATTTGATGAGCTGCAAAGTGTTCTCCAACTCACCGCCCCCTCCAGGTCCTCCAGGGGGCCTCCGGGCATAGTAAAGAAAGCCACCATATACCAGCTGGCCCGTGCCTACCCAGGGGAAGGGCACCCGGACTCGGGAAGCTTTCCGGGCAGCCATGGCAAGGGTGAAGTCACGCAGCCTTGGGAAGACAAAGGCTGTGTCATTCTGGGTCCCATCTAACACGTAGATCTTCTCTGCTGGCCCCAGTGGATCCTTGGTCCACAGACCAGCTGGGCCACCAAACCGCTTCAGGATCTTCATTGATCTCACCTGAGAGATTGTGTAGCCACAGTCTggtgggaaaggagaaaagcaCAGGACAAGGAAAAACAGGCAAGAGTTAGATGCTCACTGCAGGAACCCCCCAGGGTGGGCTATTTGGAGAACAGTTGGGCCTTTGCCCAGTGGACACCTCCACTCTCATGGAGGATTGGGGCAGAGAGCACCACAGAGGCCTGGGTCCCCAGAAACTCTCCTTAATGAACCTCATAATACAGAGATTTCCCTAAAACAGATTCTAGAAGACAGAGCCAAATGGACTGGGATAAGGAGAAAAAAGGGGAAGAACCAAGGAAGAATACAGGGGTCTGTTTCAGATTGCTTACCTGTCACCATATCGTACTTCTCGTTTCTTCTGCCCTTGCCTTTGGCCCCAGGGCCTCCAGTCACCTTCTCATCAACCTCTACACAGGGTAGGGCTGGGTTCTGGGTCTCCAGATAGTCCACTTCCCGCTCCAGACGGTCCACTCTCCCAGAGATGGTGTCAGCCTCAGTTCTGAGTGCCTCCCGCTCCTTCTCGGCCACCTCCAACAGCGGCAGCATCTTGTTCTTGAAATCCCGCAGCTCAGCAGCATGCCGACTACTCTGGTCCTGGCACTGGGCCAGCCGTTCCTAAAGGGATGGGGCAGCAGGAAGGAAGGCCGAAGGGTTACAACTCTCAGGCAGGGAGAGGCCCAACCAGGGAGTCAGGAATGGGAAAAAGCAAAACTCAGCCAGGCATCAGCATCCCCTTCAACCTccacagagagaaaaccaaatgtTCAAGATGCTAAAATGCGCAAAGAGCTCAGCTAAGATCCATCTAGGCCCCCATCCCGACTTTGCATCCTCCGGCCGTGCTGTGAGCAGTGCCactgacttctctgagcctctagGGCAGTCTAAGTGCATGAGGGTGAGAAGGGACCTCTGCTCCATTATACGATCCTCTTCTTGGGAATTAGGATGCTACAGACTCCAAGCTGTTAAAAAGGCAGAAAGTTGCAGATTCTCTGAGAACTTCCAGCTTTTAAAAGAATCATCAGCTCATCCTGAGATGCATTCCCATAATTCTAGCTCTCAATTTCCACTCTCTTCCCTTATCCCATCTAAGCCCAGGGGTGAAACACAAAGGTCTATTTGCTTTGGAATTGCTTTCTGTATGTGGGGAAAGAGGAGGACTTGCAATTTTGAGGATCCTCTTATTAAAAGATGGAGTTTTCTGGAGGTTCTTACGAGAGCCCTAATTTGTCATCCCCATATCCCTGACAAACTGGTTGAATCAACAGGAGATGTGGAATCCTTCCAGGCTGGGccagaagagaaaggagacaCCTACCTCTAAGGCAGCTAGTCGGCGTTCCATATACTCCACAAGGTGGTGCTGCTGTCCTCGAAGGGGTCCCGACCAAGAcaaaaggaacaagataaggagcGGGGTGCGGGGCCCCATGGCTGCGGGAGAGTAGGGCCAGGGTAGACCAAGTGTGTAGTCGTGTGCACACGGCCTCTTCCACTCAAGCCAGCGGGTTAGCTTCGGAGGCCGGGCTGGGGGCGGTGCCTTCTCTCTTGCAGGATCTCGGGGCTCTCTCACTACTCTGGAATGCTTTCACAGTCTCTTTACgggccccaccccctcctttccGCTTGGATTGATCAAACACAGATGGCCCTATTGCAGAGCAGCCAGAAGGCTTAACCGCCTCCCGCCTAGGCCGTGGGCTCcccaggagaggagaaggagattGGAAACCCTAGGGCAAAGGCCTTCTGGGCAGTCACCCAGGAAAAGGAGCTAGCAGGGGGAGGCAGAGGCCCCGGAGGAAATTTAACAAACTCTATTCCTGCTTTAGAATGCTTCCAATGCTGACTTAAGAACCATCCTTCGTTAATCCTTTCCTTTCCCAGCAATAACAGCATGGATTGTTTTCTGCCTTTAGTGGAAGCTGGAAGCAGGGGAGATGAGGTttgaggggaaggggtgggaagaaAGGCCACAGTGGTCAAGTCTGTAGTACCTTCTTCTACAGCTCACTGGCGCCATCTTGTGCTAAGCACCTGGTGTCATCTCAGAATTAATAGGGAAACCAAGTTCACCTCCAGTGGAAAATTTCCCACAAAGCAAGCCAAGTAGATTGAATTTACAGGGGTTTTCATGATTAAAATGCAGCTTTCCCCACGGACTATCCAATTACTTATGGGGCTATCCCAATCTCTCTCTGATTTAGCCTAAGAAAGAGAATGTATCTGAgattaaaactaaaaaacaaaaaccaaaaaacccaaaacaggtCATTGAGAAATTAGTAAATTAATTCTTGATTATCTGGAAGTGAGACTGACTGCAGTCTTCTTTCTATATACAGTTTTCCTTTGCCTGAAAGTTTCTAGGCATATTCTCTTACCCAAACTGGGGAGTGTTCAGTGAGTTCACACtaattttacattcatttatttaggaaaaaaaaaatgaaaaatatatatgttgcaGTCTAAATCAAAATAAACGTACTCTGACTTCCCTACTAATGGGAGAGAACAGACTATTGATAACTTCTCTTGGTTATGGCCCAAAAGGGTGTTTCTAAATGTTTCTCATTTCCATATCCCAACTATGACTACAGGAGCCCAAAAAATTAATGGCCACTGTAAGACAGACTTGTCCTGAAACACATGCGTCAAAAGAAGTCAAATGAGCATAGCATTTATTCAGAGCCCCGCAGTGATGAATCTAGACAAATCTCTAATTCTTTATCAGGAGAAATTTTACTTTAATCACTCACTTAAGAGAAATCTGAGCCAAAGTCCtcctctaaagaaaaaaaaaaaactactccttggacttgaggacatggggagggggaagggtaagctgggatgaagtgagagagtggcatggacatatacacactaccaaatgtaaaacagccagctagtggaaagcagccgcatagcacagggagatgcgaccatctagaggggtgggatagggaggagatatggggatatatgtatatgtatagctgattcactttgttatacagcaaaaactaacacaccattgtaaagcaattatactccaataaagatgttataagaagaaaaaaaaaacgattcTTCTAACAGTGCAGCTTTCTGAAAGGAGGGGAAAATAGCATCGTCTTGTGGTTATTCTTATTTGCATTCTGGTACTTTAGATGTTTGGTGGAACATGCTAGGAAGCAAAGTTTAATTAGCCTGTGTCAGAAGTTTCTGCATCTTTCAAAGGGCCAGATCCAGATGATCTTAAGTTAGGGCCCTGGACACTCCATTCTTGGGAAGTATTCCCTACCGACCCCTATTTATTTCTGGGGCGGAGATTTGTATGAAGAATGAAGTTGTCTCTAACACTCTACTGGCGTTCAGATGCAATGTCTTTAGTCACTCCAAAGATGCCAATTGTTGATCCCCTTTGTACCCCTATAAGAGAAGTCAAAAACAGCCACATGAATCAGaaaatttacccattttattGATGCATTGCAATTGCTCTACATTTTACCATATTATgtagaaaatactgaaaatacaAGCTACTTTGTAAAACCAAAGACAAACATTGAATCCAAAGATAAACTATGTTTTTACACAATGGACCCTTTTCCCGTAGttagtattaaattttaaatatctatttctttttgttaaaatgattattttacatACTCCCTAAGTACATCTGCATTACAAACATAGCTCAGTAATTCTCAGAAACTGTTTCTAGAGGCTTGTCATAAAAGGAAGCGCACAACCAGAAAAGGGAGAAagcaaaaaaagtttaaatcGCACACAATAACTAGCATatcaaatacatttaataaacttGGAATTCCATTGCAATATCAAGGATTCAAAGCAGAAATACTAACGTTACATATAATGTACATAAAATGTACTGCTACATGTAGTGAGATTATTTTTCAAGCTGAATCAAAACC
The sequence above is drawn from the Tursiops truncatus isolate mTurTru1 chromosome 1, mTurTru1.mat.Y, whole genome shotgun sequence genome and encodes:
- the OLFML3 gene encoding olfactomedin-like protein 3, which codes for MGPRTPLLILFLLSWSGPLRGQQHHLVEYMERRLAALEERLAQCQDQSSRHAAELRDFKNKMLPLLEVAEKEREALRTEADTISGRVDRLEREVDYLETQNPALPCVEVDEKVTGGPGAKGKGRRNEKYDMVTDCGYTISQVRSMKILKRFGGPAGLWTKDPLGPAEKIYVLDGTQNDTAFVFPRLRDFTLAMAARKASRVRVPFPWVGTGQLVYGGFLYYARRPPGGPGGGGELENTLQLIKFHLANRTVVDSSVFPAEGLIPPYGLTADTYIDLAADEEGLWAVYATREDDRHLCLAKLDPQTLDTEQQWDTPCPRENAEAAFVICGTLYVVYNTRPASRARIQCSFDASGTLTPERAALPYFPRRYGAHASLRYNPRERQLYAWDDGYQIVYKLEMRKKEEEV